From Thermotoga sp. Ku-13t, the proteins below share one genomic window:
- a CDS encoding oligopeptide/dipeptide ABC transporter ATP-binding protein, which yields MEKLVKLASVSKWFKIKKGFRKKSYLKAVDDVSFEVFKGETFGLVGESGCGKTTLGRLMVKVYEPTSGKFFYNDSGKWVDLFALKPAEFQPFRKKIQMIFQDPYSSLNPRMTVLQIVTEGLNDPKLSQAEKRDMAIEMMKSVGLRPEYLSRYPHEFSGGQRQRIGIARALILRPELLICDEPVSALDVSVQAQVMNLLVSLKEQYGLTYIFIAHDLAVVKYISDRIAVMYLGRIVELARSEELFSSPLHPYTKALIASVPIPNPKLRKLRQIHSIQGEISSPIDPPQACLFAPRCPYAMKICTEQTPQLKTVNGSHQVACFLY from the coding sequence GTGGAAAAGCTCGTGAAACTCGCAAGCGTGAGCAAGTGGTTCAAGATCAAGAAAGGTTTCAGAAAGAAATCCTACTTGAAAGCAGTTGATGACGTTTCTTTCGAGGTATTCAAAGGGGAAACTTTCGGCCTCGTGGGTGAGTCCGGCTGTGGAAAGACCACGCTTGGAAGGTTGATGGTCAAAGTTTACGAACCCACCAGCGGAAAGTTCTTCTACAACGATTCGGGAAAATGGGTAGATCTGTTCGCCCTGAAACCTGCAGAGTTTCAACCTTTCAGAAAGAAGATCCAGATGATCTTTCAAGATCCTTACAGCTCCCTGAATCCCAGAATGACGGTGCTGCAGATAGTCACCGAAGGCCTGAACGATCCAAAACTGAGCCAGGCGGAAAAGAGGGATATGGCGATCGAAATGATGAAGAGCGTGGGTCTGAGACCGGAATATCTGTCCAGATACCCGCACGAATTTTCCGGTGGTCAGAGACAGCGCATAGGCATCGCGAGGGCGCTCATTCTCAGACCCGAGCTCTTGATATGCGACGAACCCGTATCTGCGCTCGATGTGTCCGTGCAGGCGCAGGTGATGAACCTGCTCGTGTCTTTGAAAGAGCAGTACGGATTGACCTACATCTTCATCGCGCACGATCTGGCGGTCGTGAAATACATTTCAGACCGTATCGCGGTGATGTACCTTGGGAGGATCGTCGAGCTGGCGAGGTCAGAAGAGTTGTTTTCGAGCCCGCTGCATCCTTACACCAAAGCGCTGATCGCTTCTGTCCCCATCCCGAACCCGAAGCTGAGAAAACTCAGACAAATTCACTCCATCCAGGGTGAGATCTCCTCACCCATAGACCCACCCCAGGCATGCCTCTTCGCTCCAAGATGTCCCTACGCTATGAAAATCTGTACGGAACAAACGCCACAGCTCAAAACCGTGAACGGATCGCACCAGGTTGCGTGCTTTCTCTACTGA
- a CDS encoding serpin family protein — MKKLYLMVFFLIFSLCLAQSAPKSINAFGIDLYRFLADSSENIFFSPFSLSTALAMTYLGADGNTALQMRKVLHFENEGLHESFSNLIDSLNKPAEDYKLAIANVLWLQEGYSLLESFLTAIEKYYRAFVNIVDFVNDPKNSVRRINDWIEKKTEGKIKDMINENDVDSLTRLIITNAIYFKGNWVVPFDPQATKKDVFYVSEDRTVEVDMMKLAANFNYFEDEKVQILELPYAGGNLSMIVVLPKKGVCLSEVEKDLSLEKFQGWLGNLRNTRVEVMLPRFKLMQRFPLKKTLSEMGMVDAFTNAADFSKMDGTKMLKIQNVIHQAFVEVNEEGTEAAAATAVIIGIKMGPNIPVIFRADRPFLFFIYEKSNGVILFMGRLQKP; from the coding sequence ATGAAAAAATTGTACCTGATGGTGTTCTTTCTGATCTTCAGTCTGTGCCTCGCTCAAAGCGCACCAAAGTCCATCAACGCCTTCGGAATAGACCTTTACAGATTCCTCGCAGACAGTTCTGAAAACATCTTCTTTTCCCCGTTCAGTTTGAGCACGGCGCTCGCGATGACTTACCTCGGAGCGGACGGCAACACGGCCCTGCAGATGAGAAAGGTGCTGCACTTTGAAAACGAAGGTCTGCACGAGTCTTTCTCGAACCTGATCGATTCACTCAACAAGCCCGCAGAAGATTACAAGCTGGCCATTGCCAACGTGCTGTGGCTGCAGGAAGGTTATTCTCTGCTCGAATCTTTTCTTACGGCCATCGAAAAGTACTACAGAGCATTTGTGAACATTGTCGATTTTGTGAACGATCCGAAGAACTCGGTTCGAAGGATCAACGACTGGATCGAAAAGAAGACCGAAGGAAAGATCAAAGACATGATTAACGAAAACGATGTGGACAGTCTCACCAGGCTCATCATAACGAACGCGATCTATTTCAAAGGCAACTGGGTGGTTCCGTTCGACCCTCAAGCCACGAAGAAAGATGTCTTCTACGTGAGCGAAGACAGAACCGTCGAAGTGGACATGATGAAACTGGCTGCGAATTTCAACTACTTCGAAGATGAAAAGGTTCAGATCCTCGAACTTCCCTACGCAGGTGGCAATCTTTCCATGATCGTGGTGTTACCGAAAAAGGGCGTGTGTCTGAGCGAAGTTGAAAAAGATCTGAGCCTGGAAAAGTTTCAAGGATGGCTTGGAAACCTTCGAAACACGCGCGTCGAAGTCATGCTGCCGAGGTTCAAACTCATGCAAAGGTTCCCCTTGAAGAAGACCTTATCTGAGATGGGCATGGTCGATGCGTTCACGAACGCGGCCGATTTTTCCAAGATGGACGGCACCAAGATGTTGAAGATTCAGAACGTGATCCACCAGGCGTTCGTGGAAGTGAACGAGGAGGGTACCGAAGCGGCAGCAGCGACCGCGGTGATCATCGGAATCAAGATGGGACCGAACATTCCTGTGATATTCAGGGCTGACAGACCCTTCCTGTTCTTCATCTACGAAAAAAGCAACGGCGTGATCCTGTTCATGGGCCGACTGCAAAAGCCATGA
- a CDS encoding ABC transporter ATP-binding protein, protein MLLKVENLKIGFKTNMGKIVPVDDVSFELSERETLGIVGESGCGKTVTAYAITRLLPRNAFVGEESCIWFNGVDLLKLPKQELYRIRGKEISMIFQEPMTSLNPVYTIGWQLSEVYELHERLQKEEITDKVIKMLKDVKIPEPESRIKHYPYQLSGGMRQRVMIAMALACNPKLLIADEPTTALDVTIQAQILKLMLELKEKYGTAVMLITHNLAVVAEVCDRVIVMYAGQVIETADVFELFENPLHPYTKALLNSVPRIDWQERRKLASIEGTVPHPARYPKGCRFHPRCSFRMDICGEKEPDRVEVKTNHLVKCWLYVDGDREWKSS, encoded by the coding sequence ATGCTGCTGAAGGTCGAGAATCTCAAGATCGGTTTCAAAACGAACATGGGAAAGATCGTTCCGGTCGACGATGTCTCGTTCGAACTTTCGGAAAGAGAAACGCTCGGCATCGTCGGAGAATCTGGTTGTGGTAAAACGGTCACGGCGTACGCGATAACGAGGCTTCTCCCGAGGAACGCTTTCGTTGGGGAAGAATCCTGCATCTGGTTCAACGGTGTGGACCTTTTGAAGCTTCCAAAGCAGGAACTGTACAGGATCAGAGGAAAAGAAATTTCTATGATCTTTCAAGAACCCATGACTTCGCTCAATCCTGTGTACACGATCGGCTGGCAGCTTTCAGAAGTTTACGAGCTCCACGAGAGGCTCCAGAAGGAAGAAATAACTGACAAGGTCATCAAGATGCTGAAAGATGTGAAGATTCCAGAACCTGAGAGCAGGATAAAACATTATCCTTACCAGCTTTCAGGAGGCATGCGGCAGCGCGTGATGATCGCCATGGCATTAGCGTGCAACCCGAAGCTGTTGATCGCAGACGAACCGACCACGGCGCTGGACGTGACCATACAGGCACAGATACTGAAACTCATGCTCGAGCTGAAGGAGAAATATGGAACGGCCGTCATGCTCATAACGCACAATCTGGCGGTCGTCGCAGAGGTGTGCGACAGAGTGATCGTTATGTACGCTGGCCAGGTGATAGAAACTGCGGACGTGTTCGAACTGTTCGAAAATCCTCTGCATCCGTACACGAAGGCTTTACTGAACTCGGTGCCCAGGATCGACTGGCAAGAGAGACGAAAGCTCGCTTCCATAGAAGGTACCGTGCCGCACCCGGCAAGGTATCCAAAAGGTTGCAGGTTCCATCCAAGATGTAGCTTCAGAATGGATATCTGCGGTGAAAAAGAACCAGATCGAGTGGAAGTGAAAACGAACCATCTGGTGAAATGCTGGTTGTACGTGGACGGTGATCGAGAGTGGAAAAGCTCGTGA
- a CDS encoding alpha/beta hydrolase translates to MKVGLVLSLVFLSSFFFLSLDPARTNQGAKLLDRSRYFFETIDGVKIAYQKLGEGPETLILIHGFMGNSTNFEPIFDLLKDDFTLIAVDLPGFGLSEKRIEKKLSRRYMAWIVARLAERLDLEHYHVLGHSMGTEVATWLALNEPEKVKSLIFLNSSICLPERDSVPSNIFTKIGLRLIFMNYDFQKRTFKDMLVNKESFSEEYFLKNYYLVYQTPLDIVFNLAENQDTAQLREDLKNLSVPTLIVWGEQDNVTPLEGAKCLSAINAKLVVVPNAGHLIMFDQPQLLSETIKGFVFSSISNR, encoded by the coding sequence TTTCCTTTCACTCGATCCGGCGAGGACGAACCAGGGTGCAAAGCTTCTGGACCGCTCGCGTTACTTTTTCGAAACGATCGATGGCGTGAAGATCGCTTATCAAAAGCTTGGCGAAGGTCCAGAAACTTTGATCCTCATCCACGGTTTCATGGGGAATTCGACGAACTTCGAACCCATCTTCGATCTGCTCAAAGACGATTTCACGCTCATCGCGGTCGATCTTCCAGGTTTCGGTCTGAGCGAAAAGAGGATCGAAAAGAAATTGTCGAGAAGGTACATGGCGTGGATCGTCGCGAGACTCGCCGAAAGGCTGGACCTTGAACACTACCACGTGCTGGGACACTCCATGGGAACAGAGGTCGCAACCTGGCTGGCTCTGAACGAACCAGAGAAGGTGAAAAGTTTGATCTTTCTGAACAGTTCGATATGCCTTCCAGAAAGAGACAGCGTACCCAGCAACATCTTCACGAAGATCGGCCTGAGACTCATCTTCATGAACTACGATTTTCAAAAAAGAACTTTCAAAGACATGCTGGTCAACAAGGAAAGTTTCAGCGAGGAGTACTTCTTGAAGAATTACTATCTGGTCTACCAGACTCCCTTAGACATCGTCTTCAATCTGGCTGAAAACCAAGACACCGCACAGCTCAGAGAAGATTTGAAAAACCTCTCTGTTCCAACGCTCATCGTCTGGGGTGAGCAGGACAACGTCACACCGCTCGAAGGGGCGAAGTGTCTGTCCGCAATTAACGCCAAACTCGTGGTGGTACCGAACGCAGGACACCTGATCATGTTCGATCAACCACAACTTTTGAGTGAAACCATCAAAGGATTCGTTTTCTCATCGATTTCTAATCGGTGA